GTCACCAGTGGGATCTTATAGCGACGGCAATAGGCTATCAGCGCCGCTTTGGGCCGCACGCTGTCAATGGCGTCAATAACATAGCTAAATCCCTGGCTCAGCAGTTCAGCGGCGTTATCGGCGGTAATAAAATCATCCACCACCGTGACCCGGCACTCCGGGTTGATCTCTTTGATACGCGCGGCCATCACTTCCGTTTTTGCCTGGCCTACGCTGTCTTTCAGGGCATGGATTTGCCGGTTGGTGTTGGTGACGCAAACGTCATCCATGTCGATAAGCGTAATTGCCCCAATCCCGGTCCGTGCCAGCGCCTCAGCCGCCCACGAGCCCACCCCGCCGATGCCAATCACGCAGACGTGAGCTTCAGCAAAAAGCTGTAGCGCCGCCTGGCCATACAGACGAGCGGTGCCGCCAAAGCGTTGCAGCCAGGCATCAGAGAGAACGACAGACATCGGGGAAATCCTCAGAAATAAAAAACGGGCTGATTTTACAGCCCGTTCAGACCGCTGACAAACCTCTGGCAATAGAGGAAATACCCGACGGCTCGTTAAAAAACAGGAAAATCAATTCATTGATTTTCGGCTGATAACCACAAAGAGGGAACAACCACGCTTTTTCCCTCTTTGTCAACAACCTCAACGGGCTGATTATACAGCCCGTTGTTCAGGGTGGAAACGTTGCAGCATTAACCGTTAAAAACGCTGCCCGTGCCCGGTGCCGCTTTCAGCACCCAGACTCGCCCGTAATGGTTGTACCAGCCCGCGCGGTGTCCGGCATCCGGGCCAATGCCCTGATAGATGTCGAAGTGCTGGCCTTTAATCGCGCCACCAACGTCCAGTGCCACCATCACGCGCAGCTCGTATTGGCCGGTGAACTTCCCGTTGTTGTCCAGCAAAGGGACTTCGGTCAGCAGCGTGGTGCCTGCAGGAATGATGGAGCGGTCAGACGCCACGGAAGCCCGCCCAATCAAAGGTACTGCGCTCGCGCCTTTCACCGGCGCATAGCTTGCGGGCTTGAAGAAGACAAAGGAAGGGTTCTGTTCAAGCAGTTCACGCACTTCCGCTTCGCTGTGGGTTTCTCCCCAGTGGCGAATCGCCTGCATCGACATATCTTCTTTCTTCACTTCGCCGCGGTCGATCAGCACCTTACCGATGCTGCGGTAAGCGTGGCCGTTTTTACCGGCATAGCCGAAGAAGGTCAAAGGCTGGCCATCGCCAAAATCAATGTAGCCGCTGCCCTGCACATCCATGATGAAGTTATCCATCAGGGAGTTGCTGTAGGCCAGCACGTAACTGTCACTCAGCCCGCCGCTGTATATTTCCGCCCGGGACGGCAGACGCCCACGTTTTGGCGGCATGCGGTAAATAGGGTACTGGAATTCACCCTGGCGAGTATGGCGAGCCTGAATAACCGGGGTGTAGTAGCCGGTAAACTGCACGTTACCGTAGTTGTCAGCCCCTTCCATTTGCCAGGCATCAAGGCCGAATTGCTTCAACTGGCGGGTATCCCCCCCGGCACGCAGCCACTGCTGCACGGCATTATAAATATCGCTGCCGTTATTATAGAGGCGGGGAGAAGCAGAACGAATCTGGTTAACCTGCTCGGCATAGTCGCCGCCATTGATAGGCGCCCCAACCGCATCAGGCTGATTCACCAGTGAGAAAGGCTGGGAG
This Klebsiella michiganensis DNA region includes the following protein-coding sequences:
- a CDS encoding sulfur acceptor protein CsdL (accepts sulfur from CsdA), giving the protein MSVVLSDAWLQRFGGTARLYGQAALQLFAEAHVCVIGIGGVGSWAAEALARTGIGAITLIDMDDVCVTNTNRQIHALKDSVGQAKTEVMAARIKEINPECRVTVVDDFITADNAAELLSQGFSYVIDAIDSVRPKAALIAYCRRYKIPLVTTGGAGGQIDPTQIQVSDLAKTIQDPLAAKLRERLKSDFGVVKNSKGKLGVDCVFSTEALVYPQADGSVCAMKSTAEGPKRMDCASGFGAATMVTASFGFVAVSHVLKKMMAKAARTAA
- the mltA gene encoding murein transglycosylase (membrane-bound, lytic; catalyzes the cleavage of the beta-1,4-glycosidic bond between N-acetylmuramic acid and N-acetylglucosamine residues), giving the protein MKGRWIKYIAAGAMLAMLAACSSKPTDRGQQYKDGKFSQPFSLVNQPDAVGAPINGGDYAEQVNQIRSASPRLYNNGSDIYNAVQQWLRAGGDTRQLKQFGLDAWQMEGADNYGNVQFTGYYTPVIQARHTRQGEFQYPIYRMPPKRGRLPSRAEIYSGGLSDSYVLAYSNSLMDNFIMDVQGSGYIDFGDGQPLTFFGYAGKNGHAYRSIGKVLIDRGEVKKEDMSMQAIRHWGETHSEAEVRELLEQNPSFVFFKPASYAPVKGASAVPLIGRASVASDRSIIPAGTTLLTEVPLLDNNGKFTGQYELRVMVALDVGGAIKGQHFDIYQGIGPDAGHRAGWYNHYGRVWVLKAAPGTGSVFNG